A DNA window from Gemmobacter fulvus contains the following coding sequences:
- a CDS encoding MarR family winged helix-turn-helix transcriptional regulator: protein MDKATRLDGIGDKNGDIRHLFTYNLQRLAGVSSRIAMLTIRPEFQINTLDWRAMAVLDFLGVATLQVLARRAGVQKSQMSRTVAALEANGMIQREDNPRDKRSVHLRLTPKGKDLVQAILEASRERNRAMLSQLSDAERLQLMALLDKVTIGSLNYLKQLKGHEEGDEPPSPETAFETEVF from the coding sequence ATGGACAAGGCAACACGGCTTGACGGCATCGGCGACAAGAACGGCGACATCCGCCACCTGTTTACCTATAATCTGCAACGGCTTGCCGGTGTGTCCAGCCGCATCGCCATGCTGACAATCCGGCCTGAATTCCAGATCAACACCCTGGATTGGCGGGCGATGGCCGTGCTGGACTTTCTGGGCGTGGCCACCTTGCAGGTGCTGGCCCGGCGCGCGGGCGTGCAGAAAAGCCAGATGAGCCGCACGGTCGCGGCGCTGGAGGCGAATGGCATGATCCAGCGTGAAGACAACCCCCGCGACAAGCGCAGCGTTCACCTGAGGCTGACGCCCAAGGGCAAGGATCTTGTGCAGGCCATTCTGGAAGCCTCGCGCGAACGGAACCGCGCGATGCTGAGCCAGCTTTCCGACGCGGAAAGGTTGCAACTGATGGCGCTGCTGGACAAAGTCACCATCGGATCGCTGAACTATCTGAAACAGTTGAAAGGCCATGAGGAGGGCGACGAACCACCCTCCCCCGAAACCGCCTTTGAAACAGAAGTGTTTTAG
- a CDS encoding ABC transporter permease produces MNPPKNPIVLTVFTLLVCLFLVVPIAIIMPLSFSSGSFLSYPLPGLSLRWYETVLQPTPWLAAVKNSLIIALGATAIATTLGTLAAYGLTIANFPGRGIIIGILISPLIVPMVIVALGIYFMFARMGLSGTFTGMILAHAAIGAPYVVITVSAALRGFDRRLVLASSSLGARPVTTFLSVILPLVAPGVISGALFAFMTSFDEVIIALFIASPAQFTLPRQLFSGLREQLDPSIIAISTLVIVFTVGLLAAYEVLRSRAARNQILR; encoded by the coding sequence ATGAACCCCCCGAAAAACCCGATTGTGCTGACCGTCTTCACCCTTCTGGTCTGCCTGTTTCTGGTCGTTCCGATTGCGATCATCATGCCCTTGTCGTTCAGTTCCGGCAGCTTTCTCAGCTATCCGCTGCCGGGCCTGTCGCTGCGCTGGTACGAGACGGTGTTGCAGCCGACGCCCTGGCTTGCAGCGGTCAAGAACAGCCTGATCATTGCTTTGGGCGCAACGGCGATTGCGACCACGCTGGGCACGCTGGCGGCCTACGGGCTGACCATCGCCAATTTTCCGGGCCGGGGCATCATCATTGGCATCCTGATCTCGCCGCTGATCGTGCCGATGGTGATTGTGGCGCTTGGCATCTATTTCATGTTCGCGCGCATGGGGCTGAGCGGCACATTCACCGGGATGATCCTGGCACATGCCGCCATCGGTGCGCCCTATGTGGTGATTACCGTCAGCGCCGCTTTGCGCGGGTTTGACAGGCGGCTGGTGCTGGCGTCCTCCAGCCTCGGCGCGCGGCCTGTGACCACGTTCCTGTCGGTCATTCTGCCGCTGGTGGCACCGGGGGTGATCTCGGGCGCGCTGTTTGCCTTCATGACCTCGTTTGATGAGGTCATCATCGCGCTGTTCATTGCCTCGCCCGCGCAGTTCACCCTGCCACGGCAGCTTTTCTCGGGCCTGCGCGAGCAGCTTGACCCCTCGATCATCGCGATTTCGACCTTGGTGATCGTGTTCACGGTCGGTCTGCTGGCCGCCTATGAGGTGCTGCGAAGCCGGGCCGCGCGCAACCAGATCCTGCGATGA
- a CDS encoding NAD-dependent succinate-semialdehyde dehydrogenase has product MTQAAPLYIAGEWLQSGRDSSAVPDPSGLPDAGRVTHATLADLDRAAEAAADAFRGWSRMSAYDRSTLLRRAADLLRDRADPIARLMVREQGKPLAEARGEVIGAADHIDWAAEEGRRLYGRMIPARMPGVLQIARKEAIGPVAGFSPWNFPVSQAVRKIAGALGAGCTIVVKCPEETPYSCVELVRCFADAGLPAGVVNLVFGQPAQISEHLIPHPGIRMISFTGSVPVGRQLGALAAARVKRATLELGGHSPFIVCEDADVEAAIKLAAGLKFRNAGQVCAAPSRFYVHEALYDAFVDGLVTAAKAIKIGNGFEPGVTMGPLANPRRLTAMERFVADATLRGGKLRAGGRRHGSAGNFFEPTVLTDVPDDAALMLEEPFGPIAPVSAFSSLDSAIQQANALPFGLAAFAFTRNFATAEKLSTELESGMISINHFGIAAPETPFGGMKESGYGSEGGTEGMEAFVTTKFTSVLGLGAAS; this is encoded by the coding sequence ATGACCCAGGCCGCCCCCCTTTATATTGCCGGTGAATGGCTGCAATCGGGCCGCGACAGTTCCGCCGTGCCCGACCCATCGGGCCTGCCGGATGCCGGGCGCGTCACCCATGCAACCCTCGCCGATCTGGACCGCGCCGCCGAAGCCGCGGCGGATGCCTTCCGTGGCTGGTCGCGCATGTCGGCATATGACCGATCCACCCTTCTGCGCCGCGCCGCCGATCTGCTGCGCGACCGCGCGGATCCGATTGCCCGGCTTATGGTGCGTGAACAGGGCAAGCCGCTGGCAGAAGCGCGGGGCGAAGTGATCGGCGCGGCGGATCATATTGACTGGGCGGCAGAAGAGGGCCGCAGGCTTTATGGCCGGATGATCCCCGCCCGTATGCCGGGTGTGCTGCAAATCGCGCGAAAGGAGGCCATCGGCCCGGTCGCCGGTTTCTCGCCCTGGAACTTCCCGGTCAGCCAGGCCGTCCGCAAGATTGCGGGCGCGCTTGGGGCCGGCTGCACCATCGTTGTGAAATGCCCCGAGGAAACGCCCTATTCCTGTGTGGAGCTGGTGCGCTGCTTTGCCGATGCGGGCCTGCCTGCCGGTGTCGTCAATCTGGTCTTTGGCCAGCCTGCACAGATCTCTGAACATCTGATCCCTCATCCGGGCATCCGCATGATCTCATTCACCGGCTCGGTCCCGGTCGGGCGGCAACTGGGTGCCTTGGCAGCAGCGCGGGTGAAGCGCGCAACGCTGGAACTCGGCGGCCATTCGCCGTTCATTGTGTGCGAAGATGCCGATGTGGAGGCTGCAATCAAGCTGGCGGCGGGGCTGAAGTTTCGCAACGCGGGTCAGGTTTGCGCCGCACCGTCACGTTTCTATGTCCACGAGGCGCTTTATGATGCGTTTGTCGACGGGCTGGTCACCGCCGCCAAGGCCATCAAGATTGGCAACGGCTTCGAGCCGGGCGTGACCATGGGTCCGCTGGCCAACCCGCGCCGCCTGACCGCGATGGAGCGGTTCGTGGCCGATGCCACCCTGCGGGGCGGAAAACTGCGCGCCGGGGGGCGGCGTCATGGCAGCGCGGGCAATTTCTTCGAACCGACGGTGCTCACCGATGTGCCGGATGACGCCGCGCTGATGCTGGAAGAGCCCTTTGGCCCGATCGCCCCGGTCAGCGCGTTTTCATCGCTGGACAGTGCTATCCAACAGGCCAATGCCCTGCCCTTCGGGCTGGCGGCCTTTGCCTTCACCCGCAACTTCGCCACCGCCGAGAAGCTGTCAACAGAGTTGGAGAGCGGCATGATTTCGATCAATCATTTCGGCATCGCGGCCCCGGAAACGCCTTTTGGCGGCATGAAGGAAAGCGGCTATGGCTCCGAAGGCGGCACCGAGGGGATGGAGGCCTTCGTGACCACCAAGTTCACCAGCGTCCTGGGGCTTGGCGCCGCCTCCTGA
- a CDS encoding NAD(P)H-dependent flavin oxidoreductase produces MRIETSVTRLLGIDLPILQAGMSWASSNAALPLAVSRAGGLGVIAAGPMYPAALAEAIDTLRAGSDKPFAVNMPLYRKGSEEILDLLEQKRVPILIASQGGPDKYLKRFKALGTICLHVVASEAHALSAANKGVDGLIVVGGEAGGHPPEALVSTLVLTRAVVRAMDGRLPVIASGGFADGAGLAAALALGAGAANFGTRFMATPEAGLAQGYKQAVVAAGIADTRTVGRGLGLIRAIANEFTERMTALETANAPEDDRRSLFTASTLKMAALDGDVQRGKLEAGQSAGLVQRIQPAADIVFEIAREYRAIVAALPR; encoded by the coding sequence ATGCGGATTGAAACCTCTGTCACGCGGCTTCTGGGGATCGACCTGCCGATCCTGCAGGCGGGGATGTCCTGGGCCTCGTCGAATGCGGCGCTGCCGCTGGCGGTCAGCCGGGCCGGGGGTCTGGGCGTGATTGCCGCGGGGCCGATGTATCCCGCAGCCCTGGCCGAGGCCATAGATACCCTGCGTGCGGGCAGCGACAAGCCGTTTGCCGTCAACATGCCGCTGTATCGCAAGGGCTCTGAAGAGATCCTCGACCTGCTGGAGCAAAAGCGGGTGCCGATCCTGATCGCCTCGCAAGGCGGGCCGGACAAGTATCTGAAACGCTTCAAGGCGCTCGGCACAATCTGCCTGCATGTCGTCGCAAGCGAAGCCCATGCGCTGAGTGCGGCGAACAAGGGCGTTGACGGGCTGATCGTCGTGGGGGGCGAGGCCGGGGGCCATCCGCCCGAGGCATTGGTCTCGACTCTGGTTCTGACGCGGGCGGTGGTCCGGGCGATGGACGGGCGTCTGCCGGTCATCGCCTCGGGCGGGTTCGCCGATGGGGCCGGGCTGGCGGCGGCGCTGGCGCTGGGGGCAGGGGCGGCGAATTTCGGCACCCGCTTCATGGCGACGCCCGAAGCCGGGCTGGCACAGGGGTATAAACAGGCGGTTGTCGCGGCGGGGATCGCCGATACCCGCACTGTCGGGCGCGGGCTGGGCCTCATCCGCGCCATTGCCAATGAGTTCACCGAACGCATGACTGCACTGGAAACCGCCAATGCGCCCGAAGATGACCGCCGCAGCCTGTTCACCGCATCGACCCTGAAGATGGCGGCGCTGGATGGCGATGTTCAGCGCGGCAAGCTTGAGGCCGGGCAGTCTGCCGGTCTGGTGCAGCGGATCCAGCCCGCCGCCGACATCGTGTTCGAGATTGCCCGGGAATATCGGGCGATCGTCGCAGCTCTGCCGCGCTAG
- a CDS encoding aminotransferase codes for MLSNSLRDRDIASQLHPQTNLSLHEKTGPVVMASGQGVEITDTNGKTYIEGMSGLWCTALGLSESRLAEAATRQMGVLPYYQNFAHRATEPGIQLAETLLEIAPVPMSKVLFQSSGSEANDTAIKLVWYHFAAQGRPEKRKIIGRNRGYHGTSIASASITGLPHLHRDFHLPLPNFLHVTCPHFYREGKPDETEEQFSTRLANELDALIIAEGPDTVAAFFAEPAMGTGGAVMPPKGYFEKIQKVLKKHEVLLIADEVITGFGRTGNWWGCQTFGVEPDMITCAKALTAAYMPLSALLISEPVYQSMKAQSEKIGVFGHGYTYGAHPVACAVANEALRIYEEDGIIAGVAAKGAQLGGLLTPLADHPLVGEVRGTGLMWGIEIVADKVTRAPFDPARAIPAKVQEAAFAQGLVCRALGSAIAIAPPLVIRPDQIDAVHKRFSTALDQIADELGIL; via the coding sequence ATGCTTTCCAACTCGCTCCGCGACCGCGACATTGCAAGTCAACTTCACCCGCAGACCAACCTGTCGCTGCATGAAAAGACCGGGCCGGTTGTGATGGCATCGGGTCAGGGGGTCGAGATCACCGACACCAACGGAAAGACCTATATCGAGGGCATGTCCGGCCTGTGGTGCACCGCCCTCGGGCTCAGCGAATCCCGGCTGGCCGAGGCCGCGACCCGGCAGATGGGGGTGCTGCCCTATTACCAGAACTTCGCCCATCGCGCGACCGAGCCGGGGATTCAGCTGGCCGAAACGCTGCTGGAGATCGCGCCGGTGCCAATGTCCAAGGTGCTGTTCCAATCCTCGGGGTCCGAGGCGAATGACACCGCGATCAAGCTGGTCTGGTATCACTTTGCCGCGCAGGGCCGCCCGGAAAAACGCAAGATCATCGGCCGCAACCGTGGGTATCACGGCACCTCCATCGCCTCGGCCTCCATCACCGGCCTGCCGCATCTGCACCGCGATTTTCACCTGCCGCTGCCGAATTTCCTGCATGTGACCTGCCCGCATTTCTATCGCGAGGGGAAACCGGACGAGACGGAGGAACAATTCTCGACCCGTCTGGCCAATGAACTGGACGCGCTGATCATCGCCGAGGGGCCGGACACGGTTGCCGCCTTCTTTGCCGAACCGGCAATGGGCACGGGTGGTGCGGTCATGCCCCCCAAAGGTTATTTCGAGAAGATCCAGAAGGTGCTGAAAAAGCACGAGGTTCTGCTGATCGCGGATGAGGTCATCACCGGCTTTGGCCGAACCGGCAACTGGTGGGGCTGTCAGACCTTCGGGGTTGAGCCCGACATGATCACCTGCGCCAAGGCGCTGACCGCCGCCTATATGCCGCTGTCGGCGTTGCTGATTTCCGAGCCGGTCTATCAGTCGATGAAAGCGCAGTCTGAAAAGATCGGCGTCTTCGGTCATGGCTATACCTATGGCGCGCATCCGGTTGCCTGCGCCGTCGCAAACGAGGCGCTGCGCATCTACGAAGAGGATGGCATCATCGCAGGTGTCGCCGCCAAGGGCGCACAGCTGGGCGGGTTGCTGACCCCGCTGGCCGATCATCCGCTGGTGGGCGAGGTGCGCGGCACCGGCCTGATGTGGGGGATCGAGATTGTGGCCGACAAGGTGACGCGCGCGCCCTTCGATCCGGCCCGCGCCATCCCCGCCAAGGTGCAGGAGGCCGCCTTCGCGCAGGGTCTGGTCTGCCGCGCGCTCGGCTCGGCCATCGCCATCGCCCCGCCGCTCGTGATCCGCCCCGACCAGATCGACGCCGTCCACAAGCGGTTCTCGACCGCGCTGGACCAGATCGCAGACGAGCTGGGCATCCTGTGA
- a CDS encoding dimethylsulfonioproprionate lyase family protein — protein MTRDPAQGAGGAAGLVTQGDWPADVAAFCDATRVLLTSDAARNSPPEVAAECAEMARLLAGVTAPICNPQAHELPAVRFLHPALQTVAPGPLQHLASTVAALAGGLWWRNKYRNSDARLYDRFGFCDLVGPDGVQASDQVTLGLVIVGPQTLYPLHEHPARELYLVLAGTADWAVDDTPFAPRPPGAFLLHHEMQPHAMRTGDETLLALSMWRGDIRAPSRFSEPKP, from the coding sequence ATGACCCGGGATCCGGCGCAAGGCGCGGGTGGCGCCGCAGGGTTGGTGACGCAGGGCGATTGGCCTGCCGATGTGGCGGCTTTTTGCGACGCGACGCGGGTCCTGCTGACCTCTGACGCCGCGCGCAACAGCCCGCCCGAGGTCGCGGCAGAATGCGCGGAAATGGCGCGGCTGCTGGCCGGTGTCACCGCACCCATCTGCAATCCGCAGGCGCACGAACTGCCTGCGGTGCGGTTCCTGCACCCAGCCCTGCAAACCGTGGCACCGGGGCCGTTGCAGCATCTGGCAAGCACGGTGGCGGCGCTGGCCGGGGGGCTGTGGTGGCGCAACAAATACCGCAACAGCGACGCCCGGCTGTATGACCGCTTCGGCTTTTGTGATCTGGTCGGCCCGGACGGGGTGCAAGCGTCGGATCAGGTCACGCTGGGGTTGGTGATCGTCGGGCCACAGACGCTGTATCCGCTGCATGAACACCCGGCGCGCGAGCTGTATCTGGTGCTCGCGGGCACGGCGGATTGGGCGGTGGACGACACGCCCTTTGCCCCACGCCCGCCCGGAGCCTTCCTTCTGCACCATGAAATGCAGCCCCATGCCATGCGGACCGGGGATGAGACCCTCTTAGCCTTGTCGATGTGGCGCGGCGATATCCGCGCGCCGTCGCGCTTTAGCGAACCCAAGCCCTGA
- a CDS encoding ABC transporter substrate-binding protein — MRKLLAIGLATLLASPVAAQSRDLTVTAWGGAVQDAKRDIMFTPFGTEKGIRVLDDVYDGGWAPFKAMQDTGVIPWDVVQVETAELVRGCEEGIFMPIDWTKIGPKDSFYDAAVSECGVGTVIWSVVMAFNESTIGTAPTTVANFFDLQTWPGKRGMRRGPKINLEFALMADGVAPADVYTVLATPEGVDRAFAKLDTIKSSIQWWNSGAQPAEWLVSGDVTMALAYNGRISAALDEGRPLGILWENTLYDADAWVIPAGTPYPDLAHELIAYASDAQRQADFSNRFAYGPTVPAAMDLVDAARVPMLPAGDNLDTALFLGSEAAREFWQDNLEDLTVRFNTWSGVSN; from the coding sequence ATGAGGAAACTTCTTGCAATTGGGCTTGCCACATTGCTGGCCTCACCCGTGGCGGCGCAGAGCCGGGATCTGACCGTCACCGCATGGGGCGGCGCGGTGCAGGATGCAAAGCGCGACATCATGTTCACGCCTTTTGGCACCGAAAAGGGCATCCGGGTTCTGGATGATGTCTATGATGGCGGCTGGGCACCCTTCAAGGCGATGCAGGATACCGGCGTCATTCCGTGGGATGTGGTGCAGGTCGAAACGGCCGAACTGGTGCGCGGCTGTGAAGAGGGCATCTTCATGCCCATCGACTGGACGAAGATCGGGCCGAAAGACAGCTTCTACGACGCAGCTGTGTCCGAATGTGGCGTCGGCACCGTGATCTGGTCTGTGGTGATGGCCTTCAACGAAAGCACCATCGGGACGGCGCCGACCACCGTGGCGAATTTCTTCGACCTGCAGACCTGGCCGGGCAAGCGCGGCATGCGCCGTGGCCCCAAGATCAATCTTGAATTCGCGCTGATGGCCGATGGGGTTGCCCCTGCGGATGTCTATACGGTGCTGGCGACGCCAGAGGGGGTGGACCGCGCCTTTGCCAAGCTCGACACGATCAAGAGCAGCATTCAGTGGTGGAACTCGGGCGCGCAGCCGGCCGAGTGGCTGGTTTCGGGCGATGTCACCATGGCGCTGGCCTATAACGGTCGCATCTCTGCCGCGCTGGACGAAGGGCGTCCGCTGGGGATCCTGTGGGAAAACACCCTCTATGATGCCGATGCCTGGGTCATTCCGGCCGGCACGCCCTATCCCGATCTGGCGCATGAGCTGATCGCCTATGCGTCGGATGCGCAGCGCCAGGCCGATTTTTCGAACCGCTTCGCCTATGGGCCGACGGTGCCTGCTGCGATGGATCTGGTGGATGCCGCACGGGTGCCGATGTTGCCCGCAGGCGACAATCTGGACACCGCGCTGTTTCTTGGATCAGAGGCGGCGCGCGAATTCTGGCAGGACAATCTGGAAGACCTGACCGTCCGGTTCAACACCTGGTCCGGCGTCTCGAACTGA
- a CDS encoding ABC transporter permease has product MSAPQPDLRRAMRRAERGRQLTAFLMVLPLLAFLGVVFVAPIATTLTKSIASPDVSNALPQTSAMLLNWDGTSPPTEDMAAIMVPEIAGAYAAKTIAAAATRINEEQPGMRSVMMRAAREAGEMQPPYLQALTDLDPAWAETERWVHLQATATPYTARYLLAVLDLRRDQGGVIAAVPPDQALYLDYLKRTLVISLSVTLLCIVIGYPVAYFAAHARPVTARIVLACVLLPFWISVLVRTAAWMTLLQREGMVNSFLLKAGLIDAPLELIFNRLGVYIAMVHVLLPFVVLPTYNAMRTIPAAHVMAAMSLGARPFAAFRTVYLPQSLPGVSAGALLVFILALGYYITPALVGGAQDQMLSYLITQFALNLGNWGMASAAAGLLLLTTIVVYVVFRKAFGARGFTV; this is encoded by the coding sequence ATGAGCGCACCGCAGCCTGACCTGCGCCGCGCAATGCGGCGGGCCGAACGTGGGCGGCAGTTGACCGCCTTTCTGATGGTGCTGCCGCTGCTGGCATTTCTCGGCGTGGTCTTTGTCGCCCCCATCGCCACGACGCTGACCAAATCCATCGCCAGCCCGGATGTCAGCAACGCCTTGCCGCAGACCTCTGCCATGCTGCTGAACTGGGACGGCACCAGCCCCCCGACCGAGGACATGGCCGCCATCATGGTTCCGGAAATCGCCGGGGCCTATGCTGCAAAGACCATTGCCGCCGCCGCCACCCGCATCAACGAGGAACAGCCCGGCATGCGCAGCGTGATGATGCGCGCGGCGCGCGAGGCGGGCGAGATGCAGCCGCCCTATCTGCAAGCGCTGACCGATCTGGACCCGGCTTGGGCCGAGACCGAGCGTTGGGTGCATCTGCAAGCCACCGCCACCCCTTACACCGCGCGGTATCTGCTGGCGGTGCTGGACCTGCGGCGCGATCAGGGCGGCGTGATCGCTGCGGTTCCTCCCGATCAGGCGCTGTATCTGGATTACCTGAAACGCACGCTGGTCATCAGCCTGTCGGTGACCTTGCTCTGCATCGTGATCGGCTATCCGGTTGCCTATTTCGCGGCCCATGCCCGGCCAGTCACCGCGCGGATCGTGCTGGCCTGCGTGCTGTTGCCGTTCTGGATCTCGGTTCTGGTGCGGACGGCGGCATGGATGACGCTGTTGCAGCGCGAGGGCATGGTGAACAGCTTCTTGCTGAAGGCAGGTCTGATTGACGCGCCACTGGAGCTGATCTTCAACAGGCTGGGCGTCTATATCGCGATGGTGCATGTGCTGCTGCCCTTCGTGGTGCTGCCGACCTACAACGCGATGCGCACCATTCCGGCGGCGCATGTGATGGCGGCTATGTCGCTGGGGGCGCGGCCATTTGCGGCCTTCCGAACGGTCTATCTGCCGCAATCGCTGCCCGGTGTCAGTGCGGGGGCGCTGCTGGTCTTCATTCTTGCGCTTGGCTACTACATCACCCCCGCGCTGGTCGGGGGCGCGCAAGACCAGATGCTGAGCTATCTGATCACACAATTTGCGCTGAATCTCGGCAATTGGGGCATGGCCAGCGCTGCGGCGGGTCTGCTGCTGCTGACCACCATTGTCGTCTATGTCGTGTTCCGCAAGGCGTTCGGCGCCCGCGGCTTCACCGTCTGA
- a CDS encoding alpha/beta fold hydrolase, with protein sequence MGQQLHFDADPPSRKPTLLLVHGLLSSRNHWLPNLPALRRVFRTVRVDLPGHGLSPARPSPDQLHPDHLVQALDSIRQRLGLTNWALCGQSFGAGLTLRYALQWPERVPFHIFTNATVAVSDMTPAQVLSHWTTRLPRLKSGQPDALLQEPVHPSHARFWPAELRDRLAQDAAGMDPLAYAALIEHGLAHLPLGRTLAHLRPPGLLVNGQHERRFQPLRTTLPAMIPCLHIVDLPGGHSINIDNAAGFDAAVLKFASEHLGFPDESQ encoded by the coding sequence ATGGGCCAGCAACTGCATTTCGACGCGGATCCTCCGTCGCGCAAACCCACACTTTTGCTGGTGCATGGGCTTCTCAGCAGCCGGAACCACTGGTTGCCGAACCTGCCGGCGCTCCGGCGGGTTTTCCGCACGGTCAGGGTTGATCTGCCGGGGCATGGGCTTTCCCCTGCCCGGCCATCCCCCGATCAACTGCACCCAGATCATCTGGTTCAGGCGCTGGACAGCATCCGGCAGCGGCTGGGCCTGACCAACTGGGCGCTGTGTGGCCAGAGCTTTGGTGCCGGTCTCACCCTGCGCTATGCCCTGCAATGGCCCGAACGGGTGCCGTTTCATATCTTTACCAATGCCACCGTCGCCGTGTCGGACATGACCCCCGCGCAGGTGCTGAGCCATTGGACCACGCGCCTGCCAAGGTTGAAATCGGGCCAGCCCGACGCCTTGCTGCAGGAACCCGTGCATCCCAGCCATGCCCGCTTCTGGCCTGCGGAGCTGCGCGACCGGCTGGCACAAGATGCGGCGGGCATGGATCCGCTGGCCTATGCCGCGCTGATCGAGCATGGCCTTGCCCATCTGCCATTGGGCCGCACTCTCGCCCACCTGCGCCCGCCAGGCTTGCTGGTCAACGGGCAGCACGAACGCCGGTTCCAGCCGCTGCGCACCACACTGCCCGCTATGATACCCTGTCTGCATATTGTGGATCTGCCGGGAGGCCATTCGATCAACATCGACAATGCGGCAGGATTTGATGCCGCCGTTCTGAAGTTCGCGTCTGAACATCTGGGCTTCCCGGACGAAAGCCAGTAG
- a CDS encoding ABC transporter ATP-binding protein: protein MVAQQTQTLSAPFVEFRDISKTYDGASNVVDGLSLSIQRGEFVTLLGPSGSGKTTLLMMLAGFENPTGGEIHLAGKRLDRTPAYKRNMGVVFQSYALFPHMTVAQNIAYPLKQRRIPKGDIDRRVETALEKVHMGKFASRLPTQLSGGQQQRIALARALVSEPDVVLMDEPLGALDKQLREHMQIEIKRLHEELGMTVVYVTHDQSEALTMSNRIAVFNRGTILQIGTPQEIYEEPNCSFVGNFIGEINNFHGKVTAVEGAFARVRLSCGTEVQGLNVLNAVICQTVNLAVRPERLALAADGQGGLGAVRGVVRTLIYHGDHLRYEVEVAGCKGITARSSLERTDRFEPGTAIDLSWPRERARVLDREEGK, encoded by the coding sequence ATGGTAGCCCAACAGACGCAGACCCTGTCTGCCCCCTTTGTCGAATTCCGAGATATTTCAAAGACCTATGACGGCGCGAGCAATGTCGTCGACGGCCTGTCACTGTCCATTCAGCGCGGCGAATTCGTGACGCTGCTGGGCCCCTCGGGGTCGGGCAAGACGACGCTGCTGATGATGCTGGCCGGGTTTGAAAACCCGACCGGCGGCGAAATCCACCTTGCGGGCAAGCGGCTGGACCGCACCCCGGCCTACAAGCGCAACATGGGCGTGGTGTTTCAAAGCTATGCGCTGTTTCCGCATATGACGGTGGCGCAAAACATCGCCTATCCGCTGAAACAGCGCCGCATCCCGAAGGGCGATATTGATCGCCGGGTCGAAACGGCGCTGGAAAAGGTTCATATGGGAAAATTCGCCAGCCGCCTGCCGACCCAGCTTTCGGGCGGTCAGCAGCAGCGGATCGCACTGGCGCGCGCGCTGGTCAGCGAACCCGATGTGGTTCTGATGGACGAACCGCTGGGCGCGCTGGACAAACAGCTGCGCGAGCATATGCAGATCGAGATCAAGCGCCTGCACGAAGAACTGGGCATGACGGTCGTCTATGTGACCCATGATCAGTCCGAGGCGCTGACCATGTCGAACCGCATCGCCGTATTCAACCGCGGCACCATCCTGCAAATCGGCACACCGCAGGAGATCTATGAAGAGCCGAACTGTTCCTTCGTTGGCAACTTTATTGGCGAGATCAACAACTTCCACGGCAAGGTTACAGCGGTGGAGGGCGCTTTCGCCCGGGTCCGCCTGTCCTGCGGGACCGAGGTTCAGGGCCTGAACGTGCTGAATGCGGTGATCTGCCAGACCGTCAATCTGGCGGTTCGCCCCGAGCGTCTTGCGCTGGCTGCCGATGGTCAGGGCGGCCTCGGCGCGGTGCGCGGCGTGGTGCGCACGCTGATCTATCATGGCGACCATCTGCGGTATGAGGTCGAGGTCGCGGGCTGCAAGGGCATCACCGCCCGCAGCAGTCTGGAACGCACCGACCGCTTTGAACCCGGCACCGCCATCGACCTGAGCTGGCCGCGCGAACGCGCCCGGGTTCTGGACCGGGAGGAGGGGAAATGA